The following coding sequences lie in one Myxococcus xanthus genomic window:
- a CDS encoding acyl-CoA dehydrogenase family protein, which translates to MTLDAGANLLHAVRELAPALSARSGEIEQARQLPLDVIATLKDIGVYRMLVPRSHGGLELNLVTGLDVLSELARADASTAWTMMIASESPQLFALLLREEFDAVYAAGPNATVGGAFNAQGKAVQVDGGYRVTGHWNFATGCRQSEWLFGNCVVLGPDGKPRAGPAEGLPETRAMLLPASEVRIIEHWDVLGLRGTGSHDIAIDAFVPQQRTFDIFTGQPSVPGANFVVPVLHYAMHIGAVAVGIAQGAVDDLLTLARAGKRRLYARTSLVDSPVFRNRLGRAETGARAAHDALRRMGEVFWDACQQSPMKAFALAPQVSSTLTWAVETAAEVVTACYHAGGATSVRDGASLQRRFRDIHTLTQHAAVAEGWFTQEGSALLGFPVLFEA; encoded by the coding sequence ATGACGCTGGATGCCGGAGCGAACCTGCTGCATGCGGTACGTGAGTTGGCCCCTGCCCTCTCCGCTCGCAGTGGGGAGATTGAGCAGGCACGGCAGCTCCCCCTGGACGTCATCGCCACGCTGAAGGACATCGGCGTCTACCGGATGCTTGTCCCTCGCAGCCATGGCGGGCTGGAGCTGAATCTTGTCACCGGGCTGGACGTCCTCTCCGAGCTGGCCCGCGCGGACGCCTCCACCGCCTGGACGATGATGATTGCCTCGGAGAGCCCCCAACTCTTCGCCCTCCTCCTCCGCGAGGAGTTCGACGCCGTCTACGCCGCCGGGCCCAATGCCACCGTGGGCGGCGCCTTCAATGCCCAGGGCAAGGCCGTGCAGGTGGACGGCGGCTACCGCGTCACCGGCCACTGGAACTTCGCCACCGGCTGCCGCCAGAGTGAATGGCTGTTCGGCAACTGTGTCGTCCTGGGCCCAGACGGCAAGCCCCGCGCTGGCCCCGCCGAGGGCCTTCCCGAGACGCGCGCCATGCTGCTCCCCGCCAGCGAGGTCCGCATCATCGAGCACTGGGACGTGCTCGGCCTGCGCGGCACCGGCAGCCACGACATCGCCATCGACGCCTTCGTCCCCCAGCAACGCACCTTCGACATCTTCACCGGCCAGCCCTCCGTGCCGGGCGCCAACTTCGTGGTGCCGGTGCTGCACTACGCCATGCACATCGGCGCGGTGGCGGTGGGCATCGCCCAGGGCGCGGTGGACGACCTGCTCACCCTGGCCCGCGCGGGCAAGCGCCGGCTGTATGCGCGCACCTCGCTCGTGGACTCCCCCGTGTTCCGCAACCGGCTGGGCCGCGCGGAGACGGGCGCCCGCGCCGCTCACGACGCCCTCCGCCGCATGGGCGAGGTGTTCTGGGACGCCTGCCAGCAGTCCCCGATGAAGGCCTTCGCCCTCGCGCCGCAGGTGTCCTCCACCCTGACGTGGGCCGTGGAGACAGCCGCCGAGGTCGTGACGGCCTGCTACCACGCGGGCGGCGCCACGTCCGTGCGCGATGGCGCATCACTCCAGCGCCGTTTCCGCGACATCCACACCCTCACCCAGCACGCGGCCGTGGCGGAGGGCTGGTTCACCCAGGAGGGCAGCGCGCTCCTGGGCTTCCCCGTCCTCTTCGAAGCCTGA
- a CDS encoding MarR family winged helix-turn-helix transcriptional regulator, protein MPTRPPTSPTPAAVPRYERLRRLALRFPELDASAIETCITLLRASHDLSGAYEAHLGRHGLSMGRFMVLVRLLTTEDDDVERVSGLTPADLAESSGVSRATMTGLLDTLEKDNLISREDHPEDRRMYTVRLTPKARQLIESVLPDHYRRISALMAPLSEEERTTLRTLLAKVTSGLPLLKEP, encoded by the coding sequence GTGCCTACTCGACCTCCCACTTCCCCGACGCCCGCGGCGGTGCCGCGCTACGAGCGGCTCCGGCGCCTGGCGCTGCGCTTCCCCGAACTCGACGCGAGCGCCATCGAGACGTGCATCACCTTGCTGCGGGCTTCGCACGACTTGTCGGGGGCCTATGAGGCGCACCTGGGTCGTCACGGGCTGTCGATGGGGCGCTTCATGGTGCTGGTCCGACTGCTCACCACCGAGGACGACGACGTGGAGCGCGTGAGTGGGCTCACGCCCGCGGACCTGGCGGAGAGCTCCGGCGTCAGCCGGGCCACGATGACGGGGCTGCTGGACACGCTGGAGAAGGACAACCTCATCTCCCGCGAGGACCATCCGGAGGACCGCCGCATGTACACGGTGCGCCTCACGCCCAAGGCCCGACAGCTCATCGAAAGCGTGTTGCCGGACCACTACCGGCGGATTTCCGCGTTGATGGCGCCCTTGAGCGAAGAGGAGCGCACGACGTTGCGGACGTTGCTGGCCAAGGTCACCTCAGGGCTCCCCCTGCTCAAGGAGCCCTGA
- a CDS encoding CHAT domain-containing protein encodes MLKPAYDKVLVLALATPVLVLTVLLARTPSKGSGAPVSAQFWAERRSASRIEARLTHPEADRYRPRMSAGGCPVTPEPTPLRDLARLEEAGDLSGIASAYALQGEWNQAASFLERMPASPDRDSDLAAVYLARGSHEQALRLLDGVLKAQPKHAQAMWNRALVLQAMGLTMKAADTFEQVALMGESGWSREAKANAREQRDATMERARRWKEARAATLALVDDPQAPLPLEAARKDPGIVRQAFYEVVRAAPSKERVLALLPLAQELDRGHGGTALTDYVKRVSGRNFTRRGVLSREYASLVRGKLNQPDKLLERVLASGEDDLFLGTAQHTRATRRMFSQVVERAKRQNDPWFNLYIEREEAIRETAEGQWWKAEQRIFNALQRCREGGLSARCVDLELRLGILYADLQRLTEGEQHARTAWAWARQLREWDMEFTALEALAAITRSRGDFASSRAYVEEWSARGHDNCVWPRENLAHTYYLDNRMDDARREVDANAACEKEPLSLLFAVNLAELSRTRPKPGDEALLRQALTWADHSNPMPSDAVYARYVEGRFLLDSDRARGLALLRQTITEAEALPRGDSLAREAWALSYSSLVTDAGKAGEYAQALELMAAQLGTPVPRRCALAAAVHGERTVLVARGTQGQVLGHYETDRQGPFSRADTSRLVPDRLREVLRGCERVDVLAWPPVFGRTDLLPPEVPWSFRLGRTAQPRTAPNARRLVVSSVDAPALLQLPRLPPWLPSQDPEAVPLQVLSGSDATPARVLADMRDATEIEIHAHGIMDPALSDASLVVLSPETSGRYALTADVVRQQKLTGAPMVFLAACSAGRAASTTTSHEPFSLPAAFIDAGARAVLASTVDIPDAAGRFFDGVRRRIREGAAPAVALRDERQRWLERDSRAGWTRHVILVESY; translated from the coding sequence ATGTTGAAGCCGGCGTACGACAAAGTCCTGGTCCTGGCGCTGGCCACGCCCGTCTTGGTGCTGACCGTCCTTCTTGCCCGCACGCCCTCCAAGGGTAGCGGCGCACCTGTATCAGCGCAGTTCTGGGCGGAGCGGCGCTCCGCGTCACGCATCGAGGCCCGGCTCACGCACCCCGAAGCGGACCGCTACCGGCCACGCATGTCGGCGGGCGGCTGCCCCGTTACTCCCGAACCCACCCCACTGCGAGACCTCGCCCGGCTGGAGGAAGCGGGCGACCTGTCCGGTATCGCCTCCGCGTATGCCCTTCAGGGCGAGTGGAACCAGGCGGCCTCGTTCCTGGAGCGCATGCCCGCCTCTCCGGACCGCGACAGTGATTTGGCCGCGGTGTACCTCGCCCGCGGCTCGCATGAGCAGGCCTTGCGGTTGCTGGACGGCGTGCTGAAGGCGCAGCCGAAGCATGCGCAGGCCATGTGGAACCGCGCGCTGGTGCTCCAGGCGATGGGGCTCACGATGAAGGCGGCGGACACCTTCGAACAGGTGGCGCTGATGGGTGAGTCGGGCTGGAGCCGCGAGGCGAAGGCCAACGCCCGCGAGCAACGCGACGCCACGATGGAGCGCGCCCGCCGGTGGAAGGAAGCGCGCGCGGCCACGCTGGCGCTGGTGGATGACCCTCAGGCACCTCTTCCGCTGGAGGCGGCCCGCAAGGACCCTGGCATCGTCCGGCAGGCCTTCTATGAAGTGGTCCGCGCGGCGCCGTCGAAGGAGCGCGTCCTGGCCCTGCTGCCCCTGGCGCAGGAGCTGGACCGCGGTCACGGCGGCACCGCGCTGACGGACTACGTCAAGCGGGTGAGCGGCCGGAACTTCACGCGCCGCGGCGTGCTGTCGCGCGAGTACGCGTCGCTGGTGCGCGGCAAGCTGAACCAGCCGGACAAGCTGCTGGAGCGGGTGCTGGCGTCGGGAGAGGACGACCTCTTCCTGGGCACGGCCCAGCACACGCGGGCCACGCGCCGCATGTTTTCGCAGGTGGTGGAGCGGGCGAAGCGCCAGAACGACCCCTGGTTCAACCTCTACATCGAGCGTGAGGAGGCCATCCGCGAGACGGCCGAGGGCCAGTGGTGGAAGGCCGAGCAGCGCATCTTCAACGCGCTCCAGCGCTGCCGCGAGGGCGGCCTGTCCGCGCGCTGCGTGGACCTGGAGCTGCGCCTGGGCATCCTCTACGCCGACCTCCAGCGCCTCACCGAGGGCGAGCAGCATGCCCGCACCGCCTGGGCCTGGGCGCGCCAGCTCCGGGAATGGGACATGGAGTTCACCGCCCTGGAGGCGCTGGCCGCCATCACCCGCTCACGCGGGGACTTCGCCAGCTCGCGTGCCTATGTGGAGGAGTGGTCCGCCCGCGGGCACGACAACTGCGTCTGGCCCCGGGAGAACCTGGCCCACACGTACTACCTGGACAACCGCATGGACGACGCGCGCCGCGAGGTGGACGCGAACGCCGCCTGCGAGAAGGAGCCGCTGAGCCTGCTGTTCGCCGTCAACCTCGCGGAGCTGTCGCGCACCCGGCCGAAGCCTGGGGACGAGGCGTTGCTGCGGCAGGCCCTCACGTGGGCCGACCACAGCAACCCCATGCCCAGCGACGCGGTGTATGCCCGTTACGTGGAGGGCCGCTTCCTGCTGGATTCCGATAGAGCCCGGGGGCTGGCGCTGCTGCGGCAGACCATCACCGAGGCGGAGGCGTTGCCTCGGGGAGATTCACTGGCGCGCGAGGCCTGGGCGCTGAGCTATTCGTCGCTCGTCACGGACGCGGGCAAGGCGGGCGAGTACGCCCAGGCGCTGGAGTTGATGGCCGCGCAGCTCGGCACGCCCGTGCCTCGGCGCTGCGCCCTGGCGGCGGCGGTGCATGGCGAGCGCACGGTGCTGGTGGCGCGCGGGACGCAAGGCCAGGTGCTGGGCCACTACGAGACGGATCGGCAGGGGCCATTCAGCCGCGCGGACACCTCGCGGCTGGTGCCGGATCGGCTGCGTGAGGTGTTGCGTGGCTGCGAGCGCGTGGACGTGCTCGCCTGGCCGCCTGTCTTCGGCCGCACGGACCTGTTGCCCCCGGAGGTGCCCTGGAGCTTCCGGCTCGGCCGCACGGCCCAGCCGCGCACCGCGCCCAACGCCCGGCGGCTCGTCGTCTCCAGCGTGGATGCGCCCGCGCTGCTCCAACTGCCGCGGCTTCCTCCGTGGCTGCCTTCCCAGGACCCGGAGGCGGTGCCGCTGCAGGTGCTGTCCGGCTCGGACGCCACGCCCGCGCGCGTGCTGGCGGACATGCGGGACGCCACCGAAATCGAAATCCACGCCCACGGCATCATGGACCCGGCGCTCTCGGATGCGTCGCTGGTGGTGCTGTCCCCGGAGACGAGCGGCCGCTACGCGCTCACCGCGGACGTGGTGCGGCAGCAGAAGCTCACGGGGGCGCCCATGGTGTTCCTGGCGGCGTGCAGCGCCGGCCGCGCGGCGAGCACCACCACCAGCCACGAGCCCTTCAGCCTGCCCGCGGCCTTCATCGACGCGGGCGCGCGGGCGGTGCTGGCCTCCACGGTGGACATCCCGGATGCCGCCGGCCGCTTCTTCGATGGGGTCCGGCGCCGCATCCGCGAAGGCGCCGCGCCGGCGGTGGCGCTGCGGGACGAGCGTCAGCGCTGGTTGGAGCGGGACAGCCGTGCCGGGTGGACCCGGCACGTCATCCTCGTGGAGTCATATTGA
- a CDS encoding RNA polymerase sigma factor, which yields MSNLFNRERRRFEAFIRQHRPSLLGLARRLCARSSLEPEDLVQETFERAMPEFEHLKDRTDSAAAAWLCTTMTNRFLDYCRRQRTESRGMPHLALVQDLALSPEETQENWELVSTDAFQKAIERLKPHLRDAYRLHAEGKRYNAIAEHFNVPVGTVGSWLTLARRDLKELLLPQVAVAREQGATSS from the coding sequence ATGTCCAACCTCTTCAACCGGGAACGGAGGCGCTTCGAAGCGTTCATCCGTCAGCATCGGCCCAGCCTTCTGGGGCTGGCCCGCCGGTTGTGTGCCCGCTCCAGCCTGGAGCCGGAGGACCTCGTCCAGGAGACCTTCGAGCGGGCGATGCCGGAGTTCGAGCATCTGAAGGACCGGACGGACTCCGCGGCGGCTGCGTGGCTGTGTACGACGATGACGAACCGCTTCCTGGACTATTGCCGCCGCCAGCGGACGGAGTCCCGGGGGATGCCACACCTGGCGCTGGTCCAGGACTTGGCGCTGTCACCGGAGGAGACCCAGGAGAACTGGGAGCTGGTGAGCACCGACGCCTTCCAGAAGGCCATCGAGCGGCTGAAGCCTCACCTGCGTGACGCCTACCGCCTGCACGCGGAGGGCAAGCGCTACAACGCCATCGCCGAGCATTTCAATGTTCCCGTGGGCACCGTGGGCAGCTGGCTCACCCTGGCCCGTAGGGATTTGAAGGAACTGCTGCTGCCCCAGGTGGCGGTAGCCCGGGAGCAGGGGGCCACGAGCTCATGA
- a CDS encoding cupin-like domain-containing protein yields the protein MNREDSRLALEWHTWLAENLALGVSAEDAQRVLVDAGVEASLAQREIAAAQAHPYVVAARRIGRRYEWLEALADLYAELHRQSGAVTLEKRRGVSPEEFFTRYYFGHQPVVLQGFMEDWPAMRRWSLADFRERFGDVEVEIMSGRDTNPDHASQPDKHRQVVKLRDYVQRVETGGETNDFYMVPRNENWKRDGLARLREDIRAPAGIIDPELRPDMTTLLLGPPGTVTPLHHDNMNVLLGQVMGRKHVRLVPSFQRHLVYPRHGTFSSVDAASPDAARFPLYGEATVLEGVVEPGELLFLPVGWWHWVRALDVSATVTFHHFQLPGGNTHLRTPQ from the coding sequence ATGAACAGGGAAGATTCGCGCCTGGCATTGGAGTGGCACACCTGGCTGGCGGAGAACCTCGCCCTGGGCGTGAGCGCGGAGGACGCGCAGCGGGTGCTCGTGGATGCGGGCGTGGAGGCTTCGCTGGCGCAGCGGGAGATTGCCGCGGCACAGGCGCACCCCTACGTGGTGGCGGCGCGGCGGATTGGCCGGCGCTACGAGTGGCTGGAGGCGCTGGCGGACCTCTACGCGGAGTTGCACCGCCAGTCCGGCGCGGTGACGCTGGAGAAGCGCCGAGGGGTGAGCCCGGAGGAGTTCTTCACCCGCTACTACTTCGGTCACCAGCCGGTGGTGCTGCAAGGCTTCATGGAGGACTGGCCGGCGATGCGCCGCTGGTCGCTCGCGGACTTCCGGGAGCGCTTCGGGGACGTGGAGGTGGAAATCATGTCCGGGCGCGACACCAACCCGGACCATGCCTCGCAGCCCGACAAACACCGCCAGGTGGTGAAGCTGCGCGACTACGTCCAGCGGGTGGAGACGGGCGGCGAGACGAACGACTTCTACATGGTGCCGCGCAACGAGAACTGGAAGCGCGACGGACTGGCCCGGCTGCGCGAGGACATCCGCGCGCCCGCCGGCATCATCGACCCGGAGCTGCGTCCCGACATGACGACGCTGCTGCTGGGCCCACCGGGCACCGTCACCCCGCTCCACCACGACAACATGAACGTGCTGCTGGGCCAGGTGATGGGCCGCAAGCACGTGCGGCTGGTGCCGTCCTTCCAGCGCCACCTCGTCTACCCGCGCCATGGCACCTTCAGCTCCGTGGACGCGGCGAGCCCGGACGCGGCGCGCTTCCCGCTCTACGGCGAGGCCACCGTCCTGGAGGGCGTGGTGGAGCCGGGCGAACTGCTCTTCCTGCCGGTGGGGTGGTGGCACTGGGTGCGCGCACTGGACGTGAGCGCCACTGTCACGTTCCATCATTTCCAGCTCCCGGGAGGCAACACGCACCTGAGGACTCCGCAGTAG
- a CDS encoding heparin lyase I family protein: protein MTQLLRLAALVSLIPSFASADVVWKGDFETGNTSQWTRSQSVSNSRLQVVTDVVREGRYALKATVRQGDDPINASGNRNELLYISQEKADSTWYYKWSTLFPANYPLDDSWQVFAQWHQEGCCGSPPLEFYVRGEEMHMRVGGVKGKVLWTAPLKRGDWSDFVLQVKWSPNAKTGFVQLWHNNEVVVPKTYVATQFGKEMNYLKLGLYRDDAIRPEASVYHDGFTMASTLEEVMPPTPEPAPAPPAPVPEPTIPAPEQPGEDAPSEELPDGPIVRTPDTQPQTRWGVTTPEDILSGESPLGSDGARGCNASGGGTAGVPITAAVGLLSFAALFARRRKPAQARAHAKR from the coding sequence TTGACGCAACTGCTTCGACTCGCCGCCCTGGTGTCTCTGATTCCCTCGTTCGCCTCCGCGGACGTGGTGTGGAAAGGCGACTTCGAGACGGGCAATACCTCGCAGTGGACGCGCAGTCAGAGCGTCTCCAACAGCCGTCTCCAGGTGGTGACGGATGTGGTCCGCGAGGGCCGCTATGCGCTGAAGGCCACGGTGCGCCAGGGTGATGACCCCATCAACGCCAGCGGCAATCGCAATGAATTGCTCTACATCAGCCAGGAGAAGGCGGACTCCACCTGGTACTACAAGTGGAGCACCCTCTTTCCCGCCAACTACCCGCTCGACGACAGCTGGCAGGTCTTCGCGCAGTGGCACCAGGAGGGCTGCTGCGGCTCGCCGCCGCTGGAGTTCTACGTGCGCGGCGAAGAGATGCACATGCGCGTGGGTGGCGTGAAGGGCAAGGTGCTGTGGACGGCCCCGCTCAAGCGCGGTGACTGGAGCGACTTCGTGTTGCAGGTGAAGTGGTCGCCCAACGCGAAGACGGGCTTCGTCCAGCTCTGGCACAACAACGAGGTCGTCGTGCCGAAGACCTATGTCGCGACGCAGTTCGGCAAGGAGATGAACTACCTGAAGCTGGGCCTGTACCGCGACGACGCCATCCGTCCCGAGGCCAGCGTGTACCACGACGGTTTCACCATGGCCTCGACGCTGGAGGAGGTCATGCCGCCGACACCGGAGCCGGCCCCCGCGCCCCCCGCACCAGTGCCCGAGCCCACCATCCCCGCGCCTGAGCAGCCGGGTGAGGACGCGCCGTCCGAGGAGCTCCCCGACGGGCCCATCGTCCGGACGCCCGACACGCAGCCGCAGACCCGATGGGGCGTCACCACCCCCGAGGACATCCTCTCCGGGGAGAGTCCGCTGGGCTCCGACGGAGCTCGGGGCTGCAATGCCTCCGGCGGCGGAACGGCGGGTGTGCCCATCACGGCCGCCGTGGGCCTGCTCTCCTTCGCCGCGCTGTTCGCCCGCCGCCGCAAGCCCGCCCAGGCTCGCGCCCACGCGAAGCGCTGA
- a CDS encoding metal-dependent hydrolase: protein MNPIVHAELAWLAAQGLRERRDRILVTCAGLAPDLDGLTLLAGEAYYVRYHHVIFHGYVGAIVTAVVCAALARQRLRVAALSLFAFHLHLLCDLAGSGPGWPIYYYWPTSMREWFWEGQWNLASWQNAVIGLLTTLLCLACALRFRRTFVEVFSARWDAEVTRTLRRRFLREDFVREP from the coding sequence ATGAATCCCATCGTCCATGCCGAGCTGGCCTGGCTCGCGGCGCAGGGCCTGCGTGAGCGCAGAGACCGCATCCTCGTCACCTGCGCAGGACTGGCACCGGACCTGGATGGGCTCACGCTGCTCGCGGGCGAGGCGTATTACGTCAGGTACCACCATGTCATCTTCCACGGGTACGTGGGTGCCATTGTGACAGCGGTGGTCTGCGCGGCGCTGGCGCGCCAGCGGTTGCGGGTCGCGGCGCTGTCCCTTTTCGCCTTCCACCTGCACCTGCTTTGCGACCTCGCGGGCAGCGGCCCGGGCTGGCCCATCTACTATTACTGGCCCACGAGCATGCGGGAGTGGTTCTGGGAGGGGCAGTGGAATCTGGCCTCCTGGCAGAACGCGGTCATCGGACTGCTCACCACGCTGCTGTGTCTGGCGTGCGCGCTGCGCTTCCGCCGCACCTTCGTGGAGGTGTTCTCCGCCCGGTGGGACGCGGAAGTCACGCGCACGCTCCGGCGCCGGTTCCTCCGTGAGGATTTCGTGCGGGAACCATGA
- a CDS encoding acyl-CoA synthetase, with protein MPLSPPRNMKDYEATRRDFRWERPEHFNFAADVIDRHAAERPEALALLWSDEAGQERRFTWEDLRRRSLHASRFLTEQGLRRGDRVFIMMPRVPEWWFLVLGCIRAGIVFMPGTPMLTPKDIRYRLEVAEAQAVIADVSCLERFDGLVGAAGKVRTWVSVGEGAPSPWVRYVSGVAEADAGAAFEPTRADAPLLIYFTSGTTGMPKMVLHTQASYGQGHVITGRYWLDLTPEDRHLTLSDTGWAKCAWGKLFGPWSQGACNVVYDFRGRFEPAKLLKVLETQKVTTFCAPPTAWRALVLQDLKAFDMSSLRHTVSAGEPLNPEVIDTWKDATGLHIHEGYGQTETVMIVGMFPSMAPRVGSMGKPSPGFTVSVIDDQGQEVADGQEGDIAVRVAPERPVGLFQGYLGDDVANAACRRGDWYVTGDRAVRDADGYFWFVGRADDVIKTSGYRVGPFEVESALLEHDAVAESAVIGVPDEKIGQRVKAFVVLAPGHTASPALAQALQEHVKRTTAPYKYPREIEFVTELPKTVSGKIRRAELRATRT; from the coding sequence ATGCCCCTGTCACCCCCTCGGAACATGAAGGACTACGAGGCCACCCGCCGGGACTTTCGCTGGGAGCGGCCCGAGCACTTCAACTTCGCGGCCGACGTCATCGACCGGCACGCCGCCGAGCGCCCGGAGGCGCTGGCCCTGCTGTGGTCCGACGAAGCCGGGCAGGAGCGGCGCTTCACGTGGGAGGACTTGCGGCGGCGCTCGCTGCACGCGTCCCGCTTCCTGACGGAGCAGGGGCTTCGCCGGGGGGACCGGGTCTTCATCATGATGCCGCGCGTGCCGGAGTGGTGGTTCCTGGTGCTGGGCTGCATTCGCGCGGGCATCGTCTTCATGCCGGGCACGCCCATGCTCACGCCGAAGGACATCCGTTACCGGTTGGAGGTGGCGGAGGCCCAGGCGGTGATTGCGGACGTGAGCTGCCTGGAGCGCTTCGACGGCCTGGTGGGGGCGGCGGGCAAGGTCCGCACCTGGGTGTCGGTGGGCGAGGGCGCGCCGTCGCCGTGGGTGCGCTACGTGTCCGGTGTGGCGGAAGCGGACGCGGGCGCGGCCTTCGAGCCCACACGCGCGGATGCGCCGCTGCTCATCTACTTCACGTCCGGCACCACGGGCATGCCGAAGATGGTGCTGCACACGCAGGCCAGCTACGGGCAGGGGCACGTGATTACCGGCCGCTACTGGCTGGACCTGACGCCGGAGGACCGGCACCTGACGCTCAGCGACACCGGCTGGGCCAAGTGCGCGTGGGGCAAGCTCTTCGGCCCGTGGAGCCAGGGCGCGTGCAACGTCGTCTATGACTTCCGTGGCCGCTTCGAGCCCGCGAAGCTGCTGAAGGTGCTGGAGACGCAAAAGGTCACCACCTTCTGCGCGCCGCCCACCGCGTGGCGGGCGCTGGTGCTCCAGGACTTGAAGGCCTTCGACATGTCCTCGCTGCGGCACACGGTGAGCGCGGGCGAGCCGCTCAATCCGGAAGTCATCGACACGTGGAAGGACGCCACCGGGCTGCACATCCATGAGGGATACGGGCAGACGGAGACGGTGATGATTGTGGGCATGTTCCCATCGATGGCGCCGCGCGTGGGTTCCATGGGCAAGCCGTCCCCGGGCTTCACGGTGAGCGTCATCGACGACCAGGGCCAGGAGGTGGCGGACGGGCAGGAGGGGGACATCGCGGTGCGCGTGGCGCCCGAGCGGCCCGTGGGGTTGTTCCAGGGCTATCTCGGGGACGACGTGGCCAACGCGGCGTGCCGGCGTGGCGACTGGTACGTGACGGGAGATCGGGCCGTGCGCGACGCGGACGGCTACTTCTGGTTCGTGGGACGCGCGGATGATGTCATCAAGACGTCGGGCTACCGCGTGGGGCCCTTCGAGGTGGAGTCCGCGCTGCTGGAGCACGACGCGGTGGCGGAGTCGGCCGTCATCGGTGTGCCGGACGAGAAGATTGGCCAGCGGGTGAAGGCCTTCGTGGTGCTGGCGCCGGGGCATACGGCATCCCCGGCGCTCGCGCAGGCGTTGCAGGAGCACGTGAAGCGGACGACGGCGCCCTACAAGTACCCGCGTGAAATCGAGTTCGTCACCGAGCTGCCCAAGACGGTGAGCGGGAAGATTCGCCGCGCGGAGCTGCGCGCCACGCGGACGTAG
- a CDS encoding zf-HC2 domain-containing protein: MTTPCTNLHLFVDGELSAPDAEVFRQHLGRCLECEAGLRDLLQLELLASRALGGSASAAEPPPAKVTPLRPWMQRMSRTVVPVALAAGLAAVGVFRLQAQPEAPTDVWLAGADVRTLEARLSHPMADRFLPYEPMRGTSGAANPLPLRPLAELEEQQDFRGIAAAYALRGDWQQAESFLARAPASADRDNDRAVVALSGQRWEEALNLLGGALRQEPRHAQALWNRGLALRGLGLLKQAEASFRDVASLPGQAAGWKVAAEKRADEMRALRDAEAARWQRLVRETWTQLTEKTADAAYLVRQQPAVTRAALYEAVRTATSADAVAALLPLAAALDQLGEGTVLQDYVRDAASRDFKVRAPLAEDYARLVKGAVVPGLLERLRVSQETDLYVGALLLTGEAARDAESLKALQRYAHGSRDPWLNLLAERERARSEEASGRAANAEHLLLATLRTCGAYNTLFPCAEIN; the protein is encoded by the coding sequence ATGACGACGCCATGCACCAATCTGCACCTCTTCGTGGACGGAGAGCTGTCCGCTCCCGACGCGGAGGTCTTCCGCCAGCACCTGGGACGTTGTCTTGAATGCGAGGCGGGGCTGAGGGACCTGCTTCAATTGGAGCTGCTGGCCTCCCGCGCCCTGGGTGGTAGCGCCAGCGCCGCCGAGCCGCCGCCCGCGAAGGTGACGCCGCTGCGGCCGTGGATGCAGCGGATGTCCCGCACGGTGGTTCCTGTGGCGTTGGCGGCGGGGCTGGCGGCGGTGGGTGTGTTCCGTCTCCAGGCGCAGCCGGAGGCCCCCACCGACGTGTGGCTGGCGGGCGCGGACGTGCGGACCTTGGAGGCGCGGCTCAGCCACCCGATGGCGGACCGCTTCCTGCCCTACGAGCCGATGCGCGGCACGTCCGGCGCCGCGAACCCGCTGCCGCTGCGTCCCCTGGCGGAGCTGGAGGAGCAGCAGGACTTCCGGGGCATCGCCGCCGCCTATGCGCTGCGCGGGGACTGGCAGCAGGCGGAGTCCTTCCTGGCGCGGGCACCGGCCTCGGCGGACCGGGACAATGACCGCGCGGTGGTGGCCCTCAGCGGTCAGCGGTGGGAAGAGGCGCTGAACCTGCTCGGTGGCGCGCTGCGCCAGGAGCCGCGGCATGCGCAGGCACTGTGGAACCGGGGGCTGGCGCTGCGGGGACTGGGCCTGCTGAAGCAGGCGGAGGCGTCGTTCCGCGACGTCGCGTCGCTGCCGGGCCAGGCGGCGGGCTGGAAGGTGGCCGCGGAGAAGCGCGCGGACGAGATGCGCGCGCTGCGTGACGCGGAGGCCGCGCGGTGGCAGCGCCTGGTGCGGGAGACGTGGACGCAGCTCACCGAGAAGACGGCGGATGCGGCGTACCTGGTACGGCAGCAGCCCGCGGTGACGCGCGCGGCCCTCTATGAAGCGGTGCGTACGGCCACTTCGGCGGACGCGGTGGCCGCGCTGTTGCCGCTCGCCGCGGCGTTGGACCAGTTGGGTGAAGGCACGGTGCTCCAGGACTACGTCCGGGATGCGGCGTCCCGCGACTTCAAGGTGCGTGCGCCGCTGGCGGAGGACTATGCGCGGCTGGTGAAGGGGGCGGTGGTTCCCGGTCTGCTGGAGCGGCTGCGCGTCTCCCAGGAGACGGACCTGTACGTCGGCGCGCTGCTCCTCACGGGCGAGGCCGCCCGGGATGCGGAGTCGCTCAAGGCCCTGCAGCGCTATGCCCATGGCTCCAGGGACCCGTGGCTCAACCTGCTGGCCGAGCGTGAGCGGGCCCGGAGCGAGGAGGCGTCCGGCCGCGCGGCCAACGCCGAGCACCTGCTGCTGGCCACGCTCCGCACGTGTGGTGCCTACAACACGCTCTTCCCGTGCGCTGAAATCAACTGA